In a single window of the Veillonella sp. genome:
- a CDS encoding iron-containing alcohol dehydrogenase: protein MEFSYFLPVNIQFGWNKVDNIADFAAPYGKKALIVTGRTSAKKSGLYDRVVAKLDAAHIGHVLFDQVDANPLTTTALDGAALAKSEDCDMVIAIGGGSIMDCAKGIAFMAVNEGDINDYIFNRKTSDNALPLIVIPTTCGTGSEGNGFGVLTNPETGDKKSLRCNAIVPKVSIVDPAVMGTMPPHVLASVGFDALCHNIEAYTSKTAQPFTDALSHYAVMLLAQYLVPLYKHVKAVADGKPEVLSEKQLTKAWESVTLASTIGGMVINTAGVTLAHGMEHPASGLKDITHGVGLAVIEPVVVEYTWSANPDKFGALARIFNHGDGSELGEALRLIVHELDLTTNLTELGFTKKDIPWLVDNVYVVATGNIANTVAEISREDIEALYKKMF from the coding sequence ATGGAATTCTCTTATTTTTTACCTGTAAACATCCAATTTGGTTGGAATAAAGTAGATAATATTGCTGATTTTGCTGCACCGTATGGCAAGAAAGCACTTATTGTAACTGGTCGTACTAGTGCTAAAAAATCTGGTTTATATGACCGGGTGGTAGCAAAGCTTGATGCAGCTCATATCGGTCATGTATTGTTTGATCAAGTAGATGCCAATCCATTGACCACAACTGCCTTAGACGGCGCTGCGTTAGCTAAATCTGAAGACTGTGATATGGTTATTGCTATCGGCGGTGGTTCCATCATGGACTGTGCCAAAGGGATTGCCTTTATGGCGGTGAATGAAGGCGATATTAACGACTATATTTTCAACCGTAAAACAAGTGATAATGCGCTGCCTCTTATTGTTATTCCCACGACTTGTGGTACCGGCTCTGAAGGTAATGGCTTTGGGGTGCTTACCAATCCTGAAACAGGGGATAAGAAATCTTTGCGTTGTAATGCTATTGTTCCAAAGGTATCCATCGTAGATCCTGCCGTAATGGGTACAATGCCACCTCATGTATTGGCGTCTGTTGGCTTTGACGCACTATGCCACAACATCGAAGCCTATACCTCTAAAACGGCGCAACCTTTTACAGATGCTTTGTCTCACTATGCAGTCATGCTATTGGCGCAATACCTCGTACCTCTATATAAACATGTGAAAGCCGTTGCAGATGGTAAACCTGAAGTTCTGAGCGAAAAACAACTCACAAAAGCTTGGGAATCAGTAACCCTTGCCAGTACAATTGGCGGTATGGTAATCAATACGGCAGGTGTAACCTTGGCTCATGGTATGGAACACCCTGCCAGTGGTCTTAAAGATATTACACACGGCGTGGGCCTTGCCGTTATTGAACCTGTTGTAGTGGAATACACTTGGAGTGCTAACCCTGATAAATTCGGCGCATTAGCTCGTATCTTTAACCACGGCGATGGCTCTGAACTAGGTGAAGCCTTACGTTTAATTGTGCACGAATTAGATTTGACAACGAATCTTACAGAACTAGGTTTTACGAAAAAAGACATTCCTTGGCTTGTAGATAACGTATACGTTGTGGCTACAGGCAATATAGCTAATACAGTGGCTGAAATAAGCCGTGAAGATATTGAAGCGTTGTATAAGAAAATGTTCTAA
- a CDS encoding dicarboxylate/amino acid:cation symporter: MADQNNKNVDTLAQEITLKSRGQGKLRQFILWMGALIIGAILGWQHIPALNELFNFIAAVFTRLFQFIAIPTVSLAVITTLSMLGAKKDTGRIFGHAVTYTLLTTICAAAVGLGLFLWIAPGNLPLDVIGAGAAQVPEKLGHVTYYDHFLSVIPNNILKPYLEGNVLSVMFISASVGLAFAFMPRTEGREAVLKVLFGLQELLFTLIKALLYVLPIGILAFAGQLSAQIEAGVIVGALGKYTAVVIGGNLIQFFIVIPLFLLFRGLNPVDVFRKMSPAVAVALFTKSSAATLPVTLASAEDNLKAHPAVARFVLPICTTINMNGCAAFILVTSLFVMQNAGIELTMGTMIAWLFIAVLAAIGNAGVPMGCYFLTLSLMSSIGAPIGLLGIILPIYTIIDMIETAENVWSDASVCAMVDHDLQGKLDDSSGDDMPQFQGA; encoded by the coding sequence ATGGCAGATCAAAATAACAAAAACGTAGATACCTTAGCTCAAGAGATTACTTTAAAAAGTCGTGGGCAAGGTAAATTACGTCAGTTCATTTTATGGATGGGTGCACTTATTATCGGTGCTATTTTAGGTTGGCAACATATTCCAGCGTTAAATGAATTATTTAATTTTATTGCAGCTGTGTTTACACGTTTATTCCAATTCATCGCAATTCCAACGGTATCATTAGCAGTAATTACTACATTGTCTATGCTAGGTGCTAAAAAAGATACAGGACGTATCTTTGGTCATGCTGTGACATATACATTGTTAACAACAATTTGTGCAGCCGCTGTTGGTCTTGGTTTATTCCTTTGGATTGCTCCAGGTAACTTACCACTTGATGTAATCGGTGCTGGTGCAGCGCAAGTACCTGAAAAACTAGGTCATGTAACATATTATGATCATTTCTTATCCGTTATTCCTAATAATATTTTGAAACCATATTTGGAAGGTAACGTATTATCTGTTATGTTTATCTCCGCTTCTGTTGGTTTAGCTTTTGCGTTTATGCCTCGTACAGAAGGTCGCGAAGCAGTATTAAAAGTATTGTTCGGTTTACAAGAATTACTATTTACATTGATTAAAGCATTACTTTATGTATTGCCAATCGGTATCCTTGCCTTCGCAGGTCAATTATCTGCTCAAATTGAAGCGGGAGTAATCGTTGGTGCTTTAGGTAAATATACTGCTGTTGTTATCGGTGGTAACTTAATACAATTCTTTATCGTAATTCCATTGTTCTTGTTGTTCCGTGGCTTGAATCCTGTGGACGTATTCCGTAAAATGTCCCCAGCTGTAGCTGTTGCGTTGTTCACTAAATCCTCTGCTGCAACATTGCCAGTAACATTGGCGTCTGCTGAGGATAATTTGAAAGCTCACCCTGCAGTAGCTCGTTTCGTATTGCCAATTTGTACAACAATTAATATGAATGGTTGCGCAGCTTTCATCCTTGTAACATCCTTATTCGTAATGCAAAATGCAGGTATTGAATTGACGATGGGCACAATGATTGCTTGGTTATTTATTGCTGTTCTTGCTGCTATTGGTAATGCTGGCGTTCCAATGGGTTGTTACTTCTTAACATTGTCCTTGATGAGCTCTATCGGTGCACCAATCGGCTTGCTCGGTATCATCTTACCAATCTATACGATTATCGACATGATTGAAACTGCTGAAAACGTATGGTCTGACGCGTCTGTATGTGCTATGGTTGACCATGATCTTCAAGGCAAATTGGACGACTCCAGTGGGGACGATATGCCACAATTCCAAGGTGCTTAA